The following are from one region of the Paenibacillus sp. JZ16 genome:
- a CDS encoding TerD family protein — translation MMMNTIYLRRANKLIVSEGQGPGRLSKAYLATAINNIEHLGFAFSYPLLHAIRTLSKEQFEAFYQPLINDLRVLVGAHVKYEPMYPAFPKQVMDEEDAELYLNAIYHYLTWDLPEYELEERPPLQDEVKLKVIDLGSKADFYATIRQLIQAKGSISQTDKEDIETVIEHADPDELEAILPPEIPFKENAGFVAASLMKHDKGNVELIGRYFKTATDVLRLAVAWSDGDVSLAEATRFRKFKRRERRLMLGLLERCHPITEDMLKFKDRWIRLGEILHPSEYKHRYIRCEEAFDILRNRKPFTTYNGSVELAFQYNQVWNLIDLLMQRPGEIARRLDQLLRSTEHTEYVAMAFGEVASQVSTPVLLQVKEHFARRREPQELRVFFPKGNVAKAFAVPHTLPQIDEAACRNIVQVCEQALIQRFAALPPLGKAYVDERLKDYHVPFSQRSASKALHTIVRGSRMPMTEGDTIRFFSWWKEGRVDGEPTGRVDIDLSAVMYDQDWQYVEHISYTNLRSSNYKAVHSGDIVSAPQGACEFIDLHIPSIVQYGGRYIVATLHSFTNQPYCNLPECFVGWMMRKKPGSGEIFEPSTVANKIDVAADTQIAIPVILDLVERTVIWTDLSLTRHPHYYNNVEGNQKGMVLMGKAMTTLRKPDLYDLFILHAKARGESVDTADQAETIFSVENGVTPFDIEQIMAEYVV, via the coding sequence ATGATGATGAATACCATTTATTTGCGAAGAGCGAACAAATTGATTGTAAGCGAAGGCCAAGGGCCGGGTCGGCTCTCGAAAGCTTATTTGGCAACGGCCATAAACAACATTGAACACCTTGGCTTCGCGTTCTCATATCCACTATTACACGCGATTCGTACCTTATCCAAGGAGCAGTTTGAAGCGTTTTATCAACCACTCATTAATGATTTAAGGGTGCTGGTAGGTGCGCATGTGAAATATGAGCCGATGTATCCTGCTTTCCCGAAACAGGTGATGGATGAGGAAGATGCGGAGCTCTATCTGAATGCCATTTATCATTATCTTACATGGGACTTGCCTGAGTATGAGCTTGAGGAGAGACCTCCGTTGCAGGACGAAGTCAAACTGAAGGTTATTGACCTGGGGAGCAAAGCGGACTTCTATGCCACGATACGTCAGCTTATCCAGGCTAAAGGCTCCATCTCCCAAACAGATAAAGAGGATATTGAGACCGTTATCGAGCATGCAGATCCCGATGAGCTGGAAGCCATTCTTCCTCCCGAGATTCCGTTCAAGGAGAATGCGGGATTCGTGGCAGCCTCATTAATGAAGCATGACAAGGGGAATGTGGAGCTGATCGGGCGTTATTTCAAAACCGCAACCGATGTCCTTCGTCTGGCGGTGGCGTGGTCAGACGGAGATGTCAGTCTGGCGGAAGCCACGCGGTTTCGTAAATTTAAGCGGCGTGAAAGACGACTGATGCTCGGATTGCTGGAACGCTGCCATCCGATAACGGAGGATATGCTCAAATTTAAGGACCGCTGGATTCGTTTGGGTGAAATTCTGCATCCATCCGAATATAAGCATCGGTATATACGCTGCGAGGAAGCTTTTGATATTTTACGCAATCGTAAGCCCTTTACCACGTATAACGGGAGTGTGGAGCTTGCTTTTCAGTACAACCAGGTCTGGAATTTGATTGATCTGTTGATGCAGCGTCCGGGGGAAATTGCCCGCAGATTGGATCAGTTATTGCGATCCACCGAACATACGGAGTATGTTGCAATGGCTTTTGGCGAAGTCGCGAGTCAAGTATCGACGCCGGTATTGCTGCAAGTGAAGGAGCATTTTGCCCGCCGCCGTGAGCCTCAAGAGCTGCGCGTCTTTTTTCCAAAAGGAAATGTGGCGAAAGCCTTTGCCGTACCCCATACGCTCCCGCAGATTGATGAAGCGGCATGCCGGAACATCGTGCAGGTATGCGAGCAGGCGTTGATCCAGCGGTTTGCCGCACTGCCGCCCTTAGGAAAGGCCTATGTCGACGAGCGCTTAAAGGACTATCACGTGCCGTTCTCCCAGAGATCGGCAAGCAAAGCCCTGCATACGATAGTTCGGGGGAGCCGCATGCCGATGACGGAAGGGGATACCATCCGTTTCTTCAGCTGGTGGAAGGAAGGACGGGTTGACGGGGAGCCTACGGGCCGCGTGGATATTGACCTGTCCGCCGTCATGTATGATCAAGATTGGCAGTATGTCGAGCATATCTCTTATACGAATCTGCGGTCTTCCAATTACAAGGCTGTCCACAGCGGAGACATCGTGTCGGCGCCTCAAGGAGCATGCGAGTTCATTGATTTGCATATTCCATCCATCGTCCAATATGGGGGGCGTTATATTGTAGCGACTCTTCATTCGTTTACGAATCAACCGTACTGCAACCTGCCGGAGTGCTTCGTGGGCTGGATGATGCGCAAGAAACCCGGTTCCGGTGAAATATTCGAGCCCTCGACGGTGGCTAATAAAATCGATGTCGCCGCAGATACGCAGATCGCTATTCCTGTTATCTTGGATTTGGTGGAACGTACGGTTATCTGGACCGATCTGTCCCTGACGAGACATCCACATTACTACAACAACGTAGAAGGGAATCAGAAGGGGATGGTTTTGATGGGCAAAGCCATGACAACCCTACGGAAACCTGACCTGTATGATCTTTTCATACTGCATGCCAAGGCAAGAGGAGAGTCGGTAGATACAGCGGATCAAGCGGAAACGATCTTTTCGGTGGAAAATGGGGTTACTCCATTCGATATTGAGCAGATTATGGCGGAATATGTGGTGTAA
- a CDS encoding sensor histidine kinase: MFYKLYPRDQIKSYLLIDVVLTVFLCYQVFRSDTALGLWGSLLLLLLFLVSFYIALWRRDGWLLSAVLTGLFAIGVLAVYTGPTTLMFGIIFADLLGRSKSKVHIAIGSGAIALSFLLVFVFRKDPLLETSNAIYLPIMIIQSVYPIVIYIKEKAKSLQGELDEANEQIAKYIQQEERQRIARDLHDTLGQTLMMIKMKSELATKWVDKDAVQAKRELSEILDTTRTALKQVRELVSDMKFISLASELEHSAKLLHTAGISLSIENPEKLPLLSSVEETMLALCVREAMTNIIKHSRAKRCTIRLETKDHAFGIHIADDGVGLAGNGDGNGIPSIMERMKTLGGSFAIAPSPEGGTRVSLNLPLRRHEKEDAS; the protein is encoded by the coding sequence ATGTTCTATAAGCTGTATCCGAGGGATCAGATTAAAAGTTATTTGCTCATCGATGTCGTACTGACCGTATTCTTATGCTACCAGGTGTTTCGTTCGGATACGGCGCTGGGACTGTGGGGCAGCCTCTTGCTGCTCCTGCTGTTCCTTGTTTCGTTCTATATCGCCCTGTGGCGCCGGGACGGCTGGCTGCTCTCTGCCGTGCTGACAGGCCTGTTCGCCATTGGCGTACTCGCGGTATATACGGGGCCGACCACCCTGATGTTCGGGATTATTTTTGCCGACTTGCTGGGCCGGTCCAAGTCCAAGGTGCATATCGCCATCGGCAGCGGGGCCATTGCCCTATCATTCCTGCTCGTGTTCGTTTTCCGAAAGGACCCCCTGCTTGAAACGTCCAATGCCATTTACCTTCCGATCATGATCATTCAATCGGTATATCCGATCGTCATCTACATTAAGGAGAAAGCGAAAAGCCTGCAGGGGGAGCTGGATGAAGCCAACGAGCAGATCGCAAAGTATATCCAGCAGGAGGAGCGGCAGCGTATCGCCAGGGATCTCCACGATACCTTGGGACAGACCCTCATGATGATAAAAATGAAGAGCGAGCTGGCAACGAAATGGGTGGATAAGGATGCTGTCCAAGCCAAGCGAGAGCTAAGCGAGATTCTCGATACCACCCGAACGGCCCTGAAGCAAGTAAGGGAGCTGGTATCCGATATGAAGTTCATCTCGCTGGCAAGCGAGCTGGAGCATTCGGCCAAACTGCTGCATACAGCAGGAATTTCGCTGAGCATCGAGAATCCGGAGAAACTCCCGCTGTTATCCAGCGTGGAGGAAACGATGCTTGCGCTCTGCGTCCGGGAAGCCATGACCAATATCATCAAGCATAGCCGTGCCAAGCGGTGCACGATCAGACTAGAAACGAAGGACCATGCCTTCGGAATCCATATCGCGGATGACGGCGTGGGGCTGGCGGGGAACGGCGACGGAAACGGCATCCCGTCGATCATGGAGCGGATGAAGACGCTTGGCGGCTCTTTCGCCATCGCCCCATCGCCTGAGGGAGGCACCAGGGTATCCTTGAATCTCCCGCTTCGCCGGCATGAAAAGGAGGACGCTTCATGA
- a CDS encoding YdeI/OmpD-associated family protein, giving the protein MEIDKSVHVQTRQDWRKWLSDNHRAEDYCWSIITDPSVNYLDLVEEALCFGWIDSTRKKMDATHTAQRFSPRKKNSNWSELNKERVRRLERLGLMTEAGKKVLPDMRTEAFVIQESILMELQQDEELYHNFKALPELYVRVRIDNIQSVQSDAGLYHTRLDKFIEHTRMNKMYGKWNDDGRLLGK; this is encoded by the coding sequence ATGGAAATCGATAAGTCGGTACACGTGCAGACTCGGCAGGATTGGCGGAAGTGGTTAAGCGATAATCACCGTGCTGAAGATTATTGTTGGTCGATCATTACCGATCCTTCCGTAAATTATCTGGATTTGGTTGAGGAAGCCTTATGTTTTGGCTGGATTGACAGCACACGTAAAAAAATGGATGCCACGCATACAGCACAACGATTCTCACCCAGGAAGAAAAACAGCAACTGGTCAGAGCTCAATAAAGAGCGTGTCCGACGGTTAGAGCGATTAGGCCTCATGACTGAAGCAGGAAAGAAAGTACTTCCTGATATGAGGACCGAAGCTTTTGTAATTCAAGAATCTATATTGATGGAGTTGCAGCAGGATGAAGAGCTGTATCACAACTTCAAAGCCCTGCCAGAGCTGTATGTTAGAGTCAGGATCGACAACATCCAGTCCGTGCAGAGCGACGCAGGTCTGTATCATACACGATTGGATAAATTTATAGAACATACTCGTATGAATAAAATGTATGGAAAATGGAATGATGATGGTCGTCTTTTAGGGAAGTAA
- a CDS encoding SMI1/KNR4 family protein, giving the protein MSEELIEQLEEWHEEDEFEEIVDAITEIPAEDRDYVLISHLGRALNNLERYEEAVEQFLAIQEEGKDDPLWHYRIGLAYYYLERYEDARKAFEVADHLDPGDEDTLEFLEWIRNKTAPQPAKEPNAVSYTDPDVLNFWDDGALEADQYVSAPPTDELIESVEEALVFKLPASYIQAMKLHNGGIPRNRKFPIGDGAQDYIEITGILGIGREKKKSLCGSLGSRYMIEHGGYPEIGVVICDCPSQSEVVMLDYRSSGNDGEPEVIHVDKANDYKITRLAANFEAFVGGLKQ; this is encoded by the coding sequence ATGAGTGAGGAGCTAATAGAGCAGCTGGAAGAGTGGCATGAAGAGGATGAATTTGAAGAGATCGTAGATGCGATTACGGAGATTCCTGCGGAAGATCGCGATTATGTGCTGATCAGTCACTTGGGCAGAGCGTTGAATAATCTTGAACGTTATGAAGAGGCGGTTGAGCAATTCCTGGCCATTCAAGAAGAGGGCAAGGATGATCCCTTATGGCATTACCGCATAGGCCTTGCTTATTACTATTTGGAGCGGTATGAAGATGCTCGCAAAGCATTTGAAGTGGCCGATCACCTGGATCCCGGCGATGAAGATACGTTGGAGTTTCTGGAGTGGATTCGGAACAAAACCGCTCCGCAACCTGCTAAGGAACCCAATGCGGTGTCTTATACGGACCCCGATGTGCTGAATTTCTGGGATGATGGCGCGCTTGAGGCAGACCAATACGTGTCGGCTCCGCCTACGGATGAATTGATTGAATCCGTGGAGGAAGCACTGGTCTTCAAACTTCCCGCCTCTTATATCCAAGCAATGAAATTACATAATGGCGGGATTCCCCGCAACCGGAAGTTTCCTATCGGAGATGGAGCCCAGGATTATATTGAAATTACAGGTATTTTGGGCATTGGACGAGAGAAGAAAAAATCATTGTGCGGAAGCTTGGGCAGCCGCTATATGATAGAGCATGGCGGATATCCTGAGATTGGTGTGGTCATTTGCGATTGTCCTTCCCAGTCCGAGGTCGTGATGCTGGACTACCGTTCATCCGGAAATGACGGGGAGCCTGAAGTCATCCATGTGGACAAGGCTAATGATTACAAAATAACCCGCCTTGCTGCGAATTTCGAGGCTTTCGTTGGCGGCTTGAAACAATAA
- a CDS encoding response regulator transcription factor — MIRIVIAEDQKMLRGAFASLLHFEDDIEVVAEVPDGQRAWDAIRQHQPDVCLLDIEMPHISGLELAESIRQAGLPCKIMIVTTFARPGYLQKAMDAQVEGYLLKDEPIDFLIESIRRVMKGERVVSTDLAAALFMKEENPLSEREIEMLRLTKEGMTTGDISKALFLTRGTVRNYLSSAIQKLEADSRQQAVAIAEEKGWL, encoded by the coding sequence ATGATTCGAATCGTTATTGCGGAAGATCAGAAAATGCTTCGCGGTGCATTCGCCTCATTGCTTCATTTCGAAGATGACATCGAGGTCGTTGCCGAGGTGCCCGACGGGCAGCGAGCCTGGGACGCGATCCGGCAGCATCAGCCTGACGTGTGCCTGCTCGACATCGAGATGCCTCATATCAGCGGCCTGGAATTGGCCGAATCCATACGACAAGCAGGTCTGCCCTGCAAAATCATGATCGTTACAACCTTTGCGCGCCCGGGTTATTTGCAAAAAGCAATGGATGCTCAAGTAGAGGGATATCTGTTAAAGGATGAGCCGATCGATTTCCTGATCGAATCCATTCGGCGGGTCATGAAGGGCGAGCGGGTTGTGAGCACCGATCTGGCGGCCGCGCTCTTCATGAAGGAGGAGAATCCGCTCAGCGAACGGGAAATCGAAATGCTTCGCTTAACCAAGGAAGGCATGACCACCGGCGACATCAGCAAAGCCCTGTTCCTGACGAGAGGCACCGTTCGCAACTACCTCTCCTCCGCCATACAGAAGCTGGAGGCTGATTCCCGGCAGCAGGCCGTGGCGATCGCCGAGGAGAAAGGGTGGCTGTAA
- a CDS encoding VOC family protein, giving the protein MSTHPTLRGFATISYWADDMEAAKAWYSDLLGITPYFERSGPDGQLAYAEFRVGDYQHELGLIDRRFAPAQPMSGPGGAIMYWHVDDIEATFSQLKSMGAKEYEPLVHRGEGFITASVTDPFGNVLGIMYNAHYLEMLNSRSQG; this is encoded by the coding sequence ATGAGCACACATCCAACTTTACGAGGATTTGCGACCATCAGTTACTGGGCGGACGATATGGAAGCGGCAAAGGCTTGGTATTCGGATCTGCTGGGTATAACACCTTATTTCGAACGTTCGGGACCCGATGGTCAACTGGCCTATGCCGAATTTCGAGTTGGAGACTACCAGCACGAGCTGGGTCTCATTGATCGCCGTTTTGCCCCTGCACAACCAATGTCCGGCCCCGGCGGAGCGATCATGTACTGGCATGTCGATGATATAGAAGCCACCTTCAGCCAATTGAAATCCATGGGTGCTAAAGAGTACGAGCCGCTCGTACATCGGGGGGAAGGCTTCATCACGGCATCTGTTACAGATCCATTCGGCAACGTGCTCGGTATTATGTACAATGCTCACTATCTAGAGATGCTGAATTCACGAAGCCAGGGGTGA
- a CDS encoding class D sortase translates to MRRIVGMLLLLAGMGIVTFAVIQYVEHQANLKEAMAEANELIRQSNTIDASKERRADPISYRDQVIDKSKFDPKPNDVIGMLQIPKLEAELPIIEGTDEEMLERGVGHYSGTAFPMDNEQILLSGHRDTVFRDFDMLSVGDHFIVKLPYGTFEYEIKSTDIVDKDDTSVIRSMGTEVLVISTCYPFRFVGNAPERYIFYAYPVGEDG, encoded by the coding sequence ATGCGAAGAATAGTAGGTATGCTGTTGCTGCTCGCAGGTATGGGGATCGTGACTTTCGCTGTCATTCAGTATGTCGAACACCAGGCAAACTTGAAGGAAGCTATGGCGGAAGCAAACGAACTGATTCGCCAGTCAAATACAATAGATGCTTCGAAAGAACGGCGTGCGGATCCTATATCCTATCGTGATCAAGTGATCGACAAATCCAAGTTCGATCCAAAACCGAACGATGTGATCGGAATGCTTCAAATCCCAAAGCTGGAAGCAGAACTTCCGATCATCGAAGGTACGGATGAAGAGATGCTCGAGAGAGGCGTCGGGCATTACAGCGGTACCGCTTTTCCAATGGATAACGAGCAGATTTTGCTGTCTGGGCACCGGGACACCGTTTTTCGGGATTTCGACATGTTGTCGGTAGGGGATCATTTTATCGTAAAGCTACCTTACGGTACCTTTGAATATGAGATTAAAAGTACGGATATTGTAGATAAAGACGATACATCGGTGATTCGTTCTATGGGAACCGAGGTGCTGGTCATTTCGACCTGCTATCCGTTTCGCTTTGTAGGAAATGCGCCGGAGCGTTATATTTTCTATGCTTACCCGGTCGGGGAAGATGGATAG
- a CDS encoding DUF418 domain-containing protein, with product MEQRKDRIRLLDILRGFAILGTLGTNIWIFAHAGDLRYITTFDHSGWWGANDLLRMIVLFLVNGKLLGLLTIMFGVGLEMKYRQAKRKGKPWPGVYLWTVLFLVFEGLLHFILVMEYDILMSYGVTAIIAAFIVKGGDRLIARTMNVIGSVFAIAILALAGLMLASGASVSLGSFDDVVALYQEGTWMEQVQYRLANFLPLRMEAILVIPTNVFLFLLGIRFMRSGVFSPDENGKSLRKRLFRLGIYVGVPLNLLIFVPGGAFDLPVRYLFAPLMSMGYIAILARMIQYTKLEWLWRLLENAGKMSLSCYVLQNIMASAVFYGWGLGLAGELNSAVIIAVWLVISAFQLGMASLWLRGFKLGPMETVRKQAVGFFESR from the coding sequence ATGGAACAACGAAAGGACAGAATCCGCCTGCTGGATATTTTGCGGGGCTTCGCGATCCTAGGAACGCTCGGGACGAATATTTGGATTTTTGCGCATGCGGGGGACCTCAGGTACATTACTACCTTTGATCATTCCGGTTGGTGGGGAGCGAATGACTTACTTCGCATGATTGTCTTATTCCTTGTGAACGGGAAACTGCTCGGACTGCTGACCATCATGTTCGGCGTCGGTCTGGAAATGAAGTATCGGCAGGCCAAGCGCAAGGGAAAGCCGTGGCCTGGCGTTTATTTGTGGACCGTCCTGTTTCTGGTCTTCGAAGGCCTGCTGCATTTTATATTGGTCATGGAGTATGACATCTTAATGAGCTATGGAGTAACCGCCATCATTGCAGCCTTCATCGTAAAGGGCGGCGACCGGCTCATCGCACGTACGATGAACGTAATCGGCAGCGTCTTCGCTATTGCGATTCTGGCCCTCGCGGGACTAATGCTGGCGAGCGGCGCAAGCGTATCGTTGGGCAGTTTTGACGATGTTGTTGCCCTTTATCAGGAAGGCACCTGGATGGAGCAAGTCCAATATCGGCTGGCGAACTTCCTTCCGCTGCGAATGGAAGCCATCCTGGTGATACCGACTAACGTGTTTCTGTTCCTGCTCGGGATTCGTTTCATGCGCTCAGGCGTATTCTCCCCGGACGAGAACGGCAAAAGCCTGCGGAAAAGGCTATTTAGGCTGGGGATATATGTGGGCGTACCGCTCAACCTGCTTATTTTTGTGCCTGGCGGCGCTTTCGATCTGCCGGTGCGCTATTTATTCGCCCCGCTGATGTCCATGGGGTATATAGCAATTTTGGCGAGAATGATACAATATACGAAGTTGGAATGGCTGTGGCGCCTTCTGGAGAACGCCGGGAAAATGTCGCTGAGCTGCTACGTGCTCCAGAACATCATGGCATCCGCGGTATTCTACGGCTGGGGCTTGGGCCTTGCCGGCGAGCTGAATTCGGCCGTCATTATCGCCGTCTGGCTGGTAATATCCGCGTTTCAGCTGGGCATGGCATCCCTGTGGCTTCGCGGCTTCAAGCTGGGACCCATGGAAACCGTCCGTAAACAGGCGGTAGGTTTCTTCGAATCAAGATAG
- a CDS encoding DEAD/DEAH box helicase, whose protein sequence is MSKKHFTDYQLSESIVKALNSLGYETPTEVQQEVIPVALEKRDLVVKSQTGSGKTAAYGIPLCELVDWNENKPQALILTPTRELALQVNEDITNIGRFKRIKATPLFGKHPFHIQKAELKQRTHMVVGTPGRVLDHMERGSLSLERIAYLVIDEADEMLNMGFIEQVQSIIQRLPRDRVTMLFSATFPEDVANLAHKYMNHPAHIEIQASGITTATIEHELIQVMETRKLALLQDLLIVESPESCIVFCRTQEHVDNLFRSLADLGYPCDRIHGGMEQEERFEVMNAFRRGQFRYLIATDVAARGIDITNITHVINYDIPLEKESYVHRTGRTGRAGKTGKAITFVTPRDDRRLADIEEYIGFPIPVVKAPSKEEVDHRREAFGHKLRIQPELKKDKREQLNKQIMKLNFNGGKKKKLRAVDFVGTIAKLEGVTADDIGIITIHDFVTDVEILNGKGPLVLEMMKNTTVKGKLLKVRQGNK, encoded by the coding sequence ATGAGTAAGAAACACTTTACGGATTATCAATTAAGCGAATCGATTGTGAAAGCGCTGAATAGCTTGGGCTATGAGACACCGACGGAGGTACAACAGGAAGTCATTCCGGTTGCGCTTGAGAAAAGGGACCTGGTGGTCAAATCACAAACAGGTAGCGGCAAAACAGCTGCTTATGGGATCCCGCTCTGCGAGCTAGTGGATTGGAATGAGAATAAGCCGCAGGCATTAATCCTGACGCCAACCCGCGAACTGGCGTTACAGGTCAACGAAGATATCACGAATATTGGGCGTTTTAAGCGAATCAAAGCAACACCTCTTTTTGGGAAACATCCTTTTCACATACAAAAAGCCGAGTTAAAGCAAAGAACGCACATGGTTGTGGGTACGCCGGGACGTGTGCTGGACCATATGGAACGCGGATCGCTCTCACTGGAGCGGATTGCTTATCTCGTCATTGACGAAGCGGATGAGATGCTGAATATGGGCTTTATTGAGCAGGTTCAGTCGATTATTCAACGGCTGCCGCGTGACAGGGTCACCATGTTATTCTCCGCTACGTTTCCTGAGGATGTGGCCAATTTGGCCCACAAATATATGAACCATCCTGCCCACATTGAGATTCAAGCAAGCGGTATAACAACTGCCACGATAGAACACGAGCTTATTCAGGTGATGGAGACGAGGAAACTCGCCCTTCTTCAGGATCTGCTCATTGTTGAGAGTCCGGAGAGCTGTATCGTGTTCTGCCGTACGCAAGAGCATGTGGATAATCTATTCAGATCATTGGCTGATCTTGGCTACCCATGTGATCGTATTCACGGTGGAATGGAGCAGGAAGAGCGTTTCGAGGTCATGAATGCGTTCAGAAGAGGGCAATTCCGTTACTTGATAGCGACGGATGTAGCCGCCAGAGGTATCGATATCACGAATATCACTCATGTGATTAATTACGATATCCCGCTTGAGAAGGAAAGCTATGTTCATCGCACGGGACGTACGGGACGAGCAGGCAAAACCGGTAAAGCGATTACTTTCGTCACACCAAGGGACGATAGAAGATTAGCCGACATTGAAGAGTATATTGGGTTTCCCATACCAGTAGTGAAAGCTCCCTCCAAAGAAGAAGTCGATCACCGGCGAGAAGCTTTCGGGCACAAACTAAGAATCCAACCCGAGCTGAAAAAGGATAAGCGTGAGCAATTAAACAAACAAATTATGAAGCTTAACTTCAATGGCGGCAAGAAAAAGAAGCTTAGAGCCGTAGACTTTGTCGGAACGATTGCCAAGCTTGAAGGGGTAACCGCCGACGATATTGGGATTATTACGATCCACGATTTTGTGACGGATGTTGAGATTCTGAATGGCAAGGGACCTCTTGTGCTTGAAATGATGAAAAACACGACGGTAAAAGGCAAACTGTTAAAGGTGCGCCAAGGGAATAAATAA